The sequence below is a genomic window from Echeneis naucrates chromosome 13, fEcheNa1.1, whole genome shotgun sequence.
ccccaagcccgGGGACTGAACCGCCGACCTCCTTGTTATTagacaacagcgctaaccacctacaaacacacacaaatattatcTCATGTGACCatatcactgcagttaacattGGAGCCTTTCTTCCTTTGACTTTATTAATTTCAtgattttactttgaaacaAGAACTCTCACATTTCCGGTAATGATCTGACTCATTCTCTTTAATTTGATGTCGCTTGTATCGGCCCTACAGCTGTTACTATAGCAACAACCTCTCGACTACCTCCGTTCGTTCGTGATGTTTGGAGgcggcagagagagagagaaaaaacaaaaacagtaatcAACAAAGTTCTTAAAAAAACTGGCAGCCCTATGTTTGCACATTTTATCTAAATCTTGCTAACAGATGATCTCTCATCTGACAGAGGCTTTCTGTGTGATCATCTTAATAATTCATTGAGAAACGGTGTGCTACTGCTGGCACACGTTTCAAATTGAGGCCAGAGATCATTAAGTAAAGCAGAAGGTCTAaccccttcttttttttaattatgtgaaGCAATACCATTGCGACTGTGTTTGCTAATCGATAAATTGCCAGTGTAACTATTTCAGCCCAAGAAAGCGCCTCCATAAATTAGGCCATTTCAATTAGTCAATTAAGACAGATTTATAGTCGCCTATAATAACACTAAACATCCAGCCTATTATTGAAATTGACTTAAATCCCTTTGTGACGTCACATTTATGTTGGAAGTAGCTGTATGAAAATTGAGCCTGCCATGCTGAGATGCATCGGCTACACCTTCTCTTCCtatgatatcttttttttttctggttttcaatAAACTAAGATGGCGACGGCAAAATCACAATTCGGAGCCATCAAAATTTCCACTCACAAGTCATGTTTGGCTTGTGAAATCTAACTAGTTATAGGctactttgttttaatgtcCATCACTGTGATCCCTGGAGGTAAACAAACTTGACGACATGACAATCTGTAAGTGGAAAGTGTTGTTGAAACAGCTTTTCCTTCAAACATTCATATCAGTACCAGTTAAACATATGTGTGCTCATATGAACAGTGTTTGTCATCTTTGTCTCAGATCACAAGTAGGATTGTGGGTAGGAGCTTCATGAGGTGCAATGCTAGATTTATTTAGAATATACTGACAAAAGTTGAAGTATTATGCCATGTCGGATCCTAAATATGTTTTCCTGATGTGTTTCATAAGAAAGACCATTAGGGGCAGTTAACActcaaaacaaagcagttttaaaggtttttcacaaaaatattttactgataCCAATACTACTATTATAACACAGATAATGGCTTACACACAAGTGCATGTTGAAGCCAATGAGGCCTGCGTATGTGTATTACGTTAATTTATCATATGCTGTAGATCATGCTTGAGTGGAAACTTTATATAGTTCACACgtatagatgtttttttttctctttgtatgCGGATTATTGTTTAATGATAGTTTATACATGTCAAAGTTTAGAACTCCTGCACAGTACTGTAGGGGCTAAATATATCATTATTTATTGCAAACTGGAAGCCCAGTCGTTAGTACTAACATCGATGGATAGTTGTAAATGGTTTGCATCTCTTGCAATGGCATAAAATCAAACTTGGTAAATGCTCTAATATGATATGGAGTCTAATATGGAGTAGCCTGTGCCCAGATGCAAACAAAATCTGCCCTTTTTCCACGTTattcatgttaatattttaaaaaatatagaagaaaggtttttatattttgatgtATATAATATAGGTATttgagatgtaaaaaaaaaacacgtcgATGTTTTCCTGAAGCAAATAATTAAGTCCTGACGGCTCATATGTTTGGTCCGACCGGAACAGACAACACTTGGGTCAGCCAGCAGAGCCATAACGCGCATGCGTGATGACGTAGTCTGTTATTGTCATGTGACAGACTACGCGACACTATCACTTGTTGCCAAGTAATACTTTGTAAGTGAAACATGATGAAACACCAGAGAAACCATTCTGCCGGTTTGTGGCTGGGGTTCAACATCCTATAAAGGAAAGGAGCGGTGAACGTTAAATCCTTTAGAAGTGGATTTGAGCTGCCAGGTGAGAACTAACATaaagttagcattagcattcgTCAAAGCAACGGAAAACGAAAGTAGACTAACCTGACAGGAAGTGTATTTAAATCCATTAATGGCACAGTTGATAATGGGTCAAAAGCATATTCTTATAAATAATGAGAtacgttgttgttgttaaatcaTGATGAGTTTTCAACATTTCACTCTGTTCCTAATGACTGAATGAGTGAAGGCGTTTACATATATAAATTCTGAATGTAATGTCAGTGTTTAACACACATTCCCTGGACCAACGGTGAGTTTTTAGCTTGTTGTAAATGGAACAGCTCTAAAACATAAAACCTCGCAACTTAGATTCATAGTTATTAGTGTCTGATTGCGTCTTAAATATTCAGTCTTATACTTATCCATGAGCGGTGGATAAGGGTTGTCTTCTCAAAACTTTTATGAATGGCTGTTTCAGAGTCGTGGGGCATCAACAGCAAAACCATGGCAGTCATGTTTCTGTTCTCTGATCTGAAAAGGTGGAGctccccacctccccccacaTTACATGGCACAGCAATTCTGTTTCATGACTCCTTCTCCTTCAAATGTTCTGGTTCAGTGAAAATAACTCAAAACACACCTGCTTCTGCACAGGCTTTCTTTTAAGTATGCGTTCTCGACAAAGGACCTCCCATCTCGGACTTTTGCTCCTGGCCTCTCAGCTGTTTCAGGTGGGCCTGGACAACATTCCACCCGTCACTTTGGCTGTCCTGGCTCTCAATGTCTACCTTTATCTGtttcctgcagctccactgaTGAAGGTAACGCATTAATAGAACACTAACACTGTAAACAGTTTATAGAAGTCACTATGAGAGTTGTCAAATACAGTGTATTTTAGTTAAAATGACTCACAAAACTATTATTTAGTCAGTTGAAAAACTATTAGGGATGAACTTTAACCACCCTATCTTCTTGTCTAATATGAAAATGctactttctttgtttgttgtcttaGTAAAGagttgataaataaatacattaaataaataaaattaggtTATTTTACATACTGGCTCAGTCATCAGCTGGACACGTCAATAGTGAAAGGCACTACTTCGTAGAACTGCACAGAAATGATATTACTAATATGAATATTACTGTCTATCCATTCCTCAGACCTGTGTGAGCGTCCAGCAAGCATATTGGCTGAATGATTGGCGTCGTCTTCTGTTATCCCCACTGCATCATGTTGATGATTGGCATCTTTATTTCAACATGGCATCATTCCTCTGGAAAGGAATAAGGCTGGAGCGACGGCTCGGTGGAGCCTGGTTCGTCTAcctgctgtctgttttctctctgctgacCGGATTAGTCTATCTAGTGTTGGAGGCATTACTGACAGAGCTCACTCAGGACCATTCCTATAGCATGAGCTGTGCTGTTGGCTTCTCAGGTATGAACTCTCTGCAAAACTCCAAGATGACCTATAGCATAGTTGGGATGAAAGCTTCAACTATTATAACTACAAGtacacatgaaaataaacaaaaataattgagagcagtattaaaaaaaaaaaaaaaaaaaaaaaaagcatattgaATGACCTCGCCATACTGCAGCccactgcagattttttttaacaacatcaaGCGACATTTATCTCAGTGTATTGTTGTTAATCTGATTGTGCTTCTAGGTGTCCTGTTTGCTCTGAAGGTGCTCTGTAACCATTACCACCCAGGAGGTGTGACCAGCGTAATGGGTATCCCTGTGCCAAATCAGTATTCTAGCTGGGTGGAGCTGGTGCTGATCCATATAACATCACCTGGGTGAGTCTTGAAATGCAACTTAGcaatattaataaatatgttTCATCTCCAAgatatactgaaaaaaaaagtgtgatggATGTACCATGTGCTAGCACTGCCAGGGTTAGCGCTTCTCTCTTCAATGGGATGACCCCATGGTAAAGGACCAGTTTATATATTCCCTTTCTTGGAAAATTATCCTTTGAACATAAATAGATTTAAAAGACCAAAGAGGCGGATCAGGTTTACAGCTTTTCTTAGTAAATAAGCAAACACAGGGACAACAGTGATCCATGAGAACAACCAACTGATGTGGTAGAATGTCATTATACTGTGCTTTCTGAAGAAACGGAACTGGTGGATAGTCACACATCATGTTTACAAAGACAACTGCTTCCTGAAGCAtgttattactttttaaattataatttgcTACCAGTCATTAACTATCTTAGTTGAGTTGCTAAAGCTACCTTATCCGGTGACATTGTTCACATGATCAGTAAAATCCCCATCGACCCACATCTTCTGCACCTGGGCTGCAACATAAAGAGCTGTTCATTGAGTTCTGGCCTGTCTCCAATCCTACATTAGCTGATGTTTCCAGTGCTTGTGTTAATGCTTAGAGAAGTTGTATTGATGCATGCTGTCCGCTACAATAAACTCAACAGCCCAAAAGATGGCAGTGTTTCATCAGTTAAGCCTTCCTCTGTGCTCTACTTCTTCAGGACCTCATTTGTTGGTCACCTGGCAGGCATCCTGGTGGGTCTGCTCTACACGAGTGGACCACTGAAAACCATCATGAAGAAATGTGCAGGTTTGTTAAGTGacataatgatttttttcatgagGTTTACTTGCAAATTAGGTCTTACATACACAAATCCAAATACACGTAAAGAACCTTCTCTGAACTGCATTACTTcgtttgtaaatattttcatcagTGTTTGTGACATCGAATGGATATGCCTCCCCACGCAGCGCAAACAACAACTCTGCAGGATCTTCAGGTACTAAGAAGAAAGTTTGTGTATGTACACTGTATAGCCTAAAGCTAACATTGGCCAGACCCCATGGCCCCATGACCCCAGACCCCAGAAATAATTTTTGCATCCAGCACTTGATATGGTGTAGCTCATTGCTCTGTTCGAAAGATTTAATAGAGTGTATGTACTTAcagtgtgtctctttgtgttcatgtttataGGCTACAGTGAAGGATACTCAGGGTACCGCCCATATGCACGAGATTATGCAACAAACTATTCAACATCTTATATTGATGGACTGACGGAGGAGGAGCAGTTAGAGATGGCTATCAGAAACAGTATGAATGACAGAGGTAAAAGAAGAGTGTGTGGATGAGTAGAAGGTGATGGAGTGACGCTGAATTAGGAAGTGTATGCATTgaataacattttgttttgtaggaCAAACCAGCCAGAGCGGAGCACCTCCTCCTTATGGTTTCAACCTCTCAGAGGAGGCAAGAGCTGAGGAGATCAGATGGAGAAGACTGAGGAGGTTTGACAGTTGAACTGCTGGGCAGTGGAGGGGAAGGAAGCTTTGATGATGTGACAAAGGAGGATCCAGACGCCGCTTCCACAGCCTGAGAAGGAACACCCTGAAGCTACAACCACGCAATGAGATGCATTTCTACTTTATCTTAATATGCCTGTGTACCAAAGAGTTAAGGTGAGCTACTATGAAAGGACTGGGAATAATTCAGGGGTCTTGTACAGGACTCTGTAACCTAAAATAGGtgcttttcaaataaaatggcaTAGTGCCAGAGCATGTACAAGAATTGATGGATGATGAGCTATGGAGACCTTTTTGCTTTCACATATtgagtgttttttattttgtttgtttttttttttatttggaacttaatgaaagaaaaactaactTGGTCTGGACCAGGACTTAAAATCTATTGCCAAATAACGAAAGGCAGTAAACCAGCAGAAATCCATCTTgaatttaaaaagttttatgATAATGctaattaaagttttttttttatgttaaagcTATTCAGTATTTTCAAGTGAGGTATTTGTAACATAACTTTTAGCATACTTTCTTAGTTGATGAATGCAGTTTAATtccatgtaaaaacaaaaagaaaagaatgaatatatatatatatatatatatatatatatataaaaatgatgtgTAATCACCTCTTTTAAAAGGCTTAGCCCTGTGCTAGTGTCAAACTCAATAAAAATTCTCCATGTTCAAAGGAGAAAGTTACAAAAGCAACATCATAGAACGTTCCTGGCTCTGATTCAACTGAAGCCCTGAAGCATGATGGGATGTAGGACAATTTAAATTAGAGCCAAGAAACCAAACCAGCTACACATCACCTCCCATGGGACTCAAGTCATCCCTCATGATCAGGCGGTACATCCCAGTCCCTAAAGATAGTGTCTCAAGTCAGGATAAAGGGAGTAAAGGTTGTGTGTTAAATATCCAGACTCAGCGTTCCAACATCAGATGGATTTGACAGTTTGTGTAGTATGATGAATGTGGGAGCTGAGTGGAGGACAGGGCCTTTAGAGAACACCAACAGGGGGAGCTGTGGAGCGACAGAGGGATAACAGGACAATGGACGAGGATGCCACTGCAGTCTCTTTGTTTTATAGCATGGTTGTTTGTCAACGCAGCGTCATGGAATTATGTATGTAAGAGTCGGGGTAATTTACACCTACTTTGTAAAAAGATTGGAAGAGTTGTTTCTGTGAAGTTCTCAACTTGATACAACAGTGTCACTGAGCATTCGAGACAAACCATAAGAAACTAGGTCTTTCTGGTTTACACATGGAGGCTAGAAAGGGAGCTTCAACTACAGGATTCTACTTTCAGGCAACAGATCTGTGTATATATCCCTGAGGAAGACTGTATCTGACAGAATGAAACGCAACATTAGAGGGATCCAATTGAACTTGTTCTTTACACAGATGGCATGGAACAGAACAAGAAAATAGCACTGatgtttttcatcatctttttaaTGTTGATGCTTTTTAACTGTCACTCAAACAGTCCCTGTAAAGTTTACATGTAATTGAACACAACCTGCCTACTGTACCTTTACTTGAatgacataaccctaacccaaaagaGTATGAATGATTCATAGttaaagagcaaaaacactTTCTTTGATTGTAGAGAAATATGCCACTATGGCAGAAAAATCCACTGTGTGCCAAGTAGAAATGTCATCTACCTCTAAAAGGGCATTAAAGGTCACGTTATAGAGATCAGAGCAGTGAGACACAATTTGTCGGCGCTGTTAAGGTTATGATGTTTGATTAGAATGTCAGCTTTTCAACACGGTATCTTTGAAGCCGCGAGTAACCCAAACACACCGAGACAGGGCTCAATTTGAGACAGGGACATGTTGGTGGGCTGTGAAAAGGTTTGACCTAAAATACCCTGCAACTTCCTGAAAGAGCTCAGCAGAGACATGCCACCCCACTGCCATGGTATGCATACCCACTGATCCCTCCAAAGAAAATGACACCCTCCAATAAATCCAACGTGAAGGtcaatttgtctttgtgtctgccAATACCAGCTCTGATCACGATGCACTCCCACAAGACCAATTAGTGTGCTAATTCATAAAGAATACAAACCCAGAGTTTTGGTTTTGATTAACTTCATCACAGAAAAATCCTGCTCTGAACTCATAAAGTCCCTTGGAGAAGGGTATTAATTTGTGTAGCGGTATAAACCCAGGGCAATTTTTTTAGAACAGTTCTGTCACTCGTGTACCAGCGTTGCACAATGGAGTTGATGACTTTAGAAACTTGCCACTCTGTTTATAGGATAATCTCATGAAATCCTCCCATCACTCCCAGCCCACCCTCACCCTCCCACTTATAAATATCCTGCTGACTTTGTTCTCCACGTTGCCTGTTCTTTCCCTTCCTGTTAAGTAAACAAAGGCAAATAATTACATGGGTGTGCAACCCATGTAATTATTTGTTGATTTAGGCTCTTTTCTAATCATCCGGAATAACCAAACTCGCTGTACAGTAAAAACGTGTTCTCGCCTTACAGTATTCAACAGTATGATGGGCTTGCCCTAATCTCCTGGATCTGGACCATCATGACGACAACTTGTGAGAAATCAATGTGAATGCACTTGATTATTTCTCCATTATAAATAGTCTTGAATGTCTCATCAGCTCAAGGTTACAATCATATGTTGCATTGTAGTCTGTATGACTAAACAACCAACTATTCAACTTACTTAACTGCAACAATTATGCAGttatttataaaatgtgtttttgtattatgGTGGTCAGTGACCAGTCTTATCCACCTCATCCATCATCAGGAGTAGAAAGGAGAGAGGATTTCCTCAGCTAAAGCTGATGTTCAAATTTAGCTTCTCAAAAACTTGactcaaaaagacaaaacaggaaaggagaaaaaaaaacatacagccCAAACATTCTCTCCTTCATCCATCAGCATCATCAGTTAAAGCATAAATTATTCCTGTCTTAGCTCTCTCTCAGCCACTTTATTCAATGGAAATGTTTGACATCTCAAAGCTTCTAACTTTTTtgcttctgtttatttcatCCCTTTTTCATTGAGATATTCAAGTCTCATTTATATAGATCAATATAAATTCTGAATATACTAGAACAAACAGAAGgtaaccaacacacacaaataaacaataataaaacaatctTAAGATGCACGTCAAAAAAACAGACTGGACGAAAAACTAAACCCATTCGAAGTGATTCTAAAATTCAGCACATTGTACAGATGTCCCGTTCTGAAGCagtgcatgtttctgttttatatttaaccACCAGACCAACAGTAACTTCACAAAAAGGTAGCAGTCACAATACATCTGTGATAAGTTAATATGTGCAGACACATTGACCTGGCAGGTTTATTGGTCTGCCTTTGAAACCTTCTTCAGTGTTGATCTTAGCTGAGTTTAGTCCACCTTCTTCGCTTTTTCAACTTCTGTGTCGGTTTTCTAATAAACTGCACTGCCAAAGTGACTTTGACTACATAGAAAGAGCAGAGCTGAAgactgacacacatacaaacatgaaACTGACTGCATCCCTAGAGCACAGCCAACCTCTGATGTTCCTAAGGTGGAACATCGACTGTCCAGAACTTGACTACCTCCTCTGCAGCGATTTGAGGGGTTCACAAGAATACTTAACACCATTGTGGTCACACCTTCCAGTGTTATAAAGTAAAATTTGCTCTTCCACATCTTTTTTACCGTTACATCCTGTGCCGCACAAACTCCCTCtcacatttctcttttgtaCTCTTCTGTGCCGCAGCTCCTCTATTTACTgcctttggatttttttcccctttgaatTTTCATTCCTCCCCGGTGTCAGCACTCGACTCCCACTTTTTGTAAGTCTTTAGTCCCCTCTCCGCTCTGTATCACTGCATTTTTTGTGCAACTCACTGATGTACTCCTACTTCCCTgatatttcttctgtttgtctccAGATTCATTTTCACACTATTTGATCTCACACTCCATACCTTATTTTTCACAATTCCTGTCTccttcacacacccacacaagcTCAGACTATATCTCTCCTCTCGAGTTGCCTGCAGagccagtttttttcttttttctttttctttttttgaacaAGCTGAGTTACTTGCACCTTGATGCATCTCAGCTTTCTGGGTGACccatttctgcagaaaattacacattttcatgGTGTGACTTGAAGTACTGTAAAGTGTTTTACCACTTCAGTTCAACAGTACACCTTTCACATTCCAATATGGAGTACCCGGGCCTGCATGGGAGTCTGACTAAAGACACATTTAACGATAATCTAACTGGATAAgtacattttccttttgtctctgATGACACTGAATCGAACTACCCACTGAGAAAGCCGAAGTCGAAGCGACGTCTCCCGTGGGTGCAGAACGTTACGCCAGGTGACGTCTAATCAACGTCTATTATTGACGCCCACAGGATGTCCGTATCGGGTCTAGTTGTAGTCCAAATGTGTTCGTTGTGGATGTCATTTGTATGTCCAATGTAAACTCATTTTAAACATCCGTTTTTTATATTGCTCCTGTTCTGTGCATAACTGTAGTCCCATTTCAGAAGGTGATATACTGTT
It includes:
- the rhbdd1 gene encoding rhomboid-related protein 4 translates to MRSRQRTSHLGLLLLASQLFQVGLDNIPPVTLAVLALNVYLYLFPAAPLMKTCVSVQQAYWLNDWRRLLLSPLHHVDDWHLYFNMASFLWKGIRLERRLGGAWFVYLLSVFSLLTGLVYLVLEALLTELTQDHSYSMSCAVGFSGVLFALKVLCNHYHPGGVTSVMGIPVPNQYSSWVELVLIHITSPGTSFVGHLAGILVGLLYTSGPLKTIMKKCAVFVTSNGYASPRSANNNSAGSSGYSEGYSGYRPYARDYATNYSTSYIDGLTEEEQLEMAIRNSMNDRGQTSQSGAPPPYGFNLSEEARAEEIRWRRLRRFDS